The following proteins are co-located in the Peromyscus maniculatus bairdii isolate BWxNUB_F1_BW_parent chromosome 23, HU_Pman_BW_mat_3.1, whole genome shotgun sequence genome:
- the LOC121826507 gene encoding LOW QUALITY PROTEIN: cytochrome P450 3A25-like (The sequence of the model RefSeq protein was modified relative to this genomic sequence to represent the inferred CDS: substituted 2 bases at 2 genomic stop codons): MELIPSLSIETWVLLATSLVLIYMYGTYSNGFFKKLGIPGPKPLPFLGTILGYRNGLWKFDIDCYKKYGKIWGFYDGXXPVLAITDPEIIKTVLVKECYSVFTNCRAFGPAGLIKKSINLSEDEEWKRLRTLLSPTFTSGKLKEMFPIIGQYGDTLVKNLRREEERGKPVTIKDILGAYSMDVITGTSFGVNIDSLNNPEDPFVQKVKKILTSVNFLDPFLLSVFMFPFLTPLYEMLSISIFPNGLVDFFYEFVKKIKMKQNRLETTQKTRVDFLQLMMNTQNSNSKESLKALSDMEITAQSFVFIFAGYEATSTSISFVMYQLATHPAVQKKLQDEIDRALPNKAPVTYDALMNMEYLDMVVNETLRLYPAANRLERISKKDVEINGVFIPKGTVVMVPTYPLHRDPEYWPEPEEFCPERFSKENKGSINPYVYLPFGNRPRNCLGMRFALISMKCAVVRVLQNFTLQPCEQTQIPLKLSKRTIFQPEEPIILKGVSR, translated from the exons ATGGAGCTGATCCCCAGCCTTTCCATAGAAACCTGGGTGCTGCTGGCTACCAGCCTGGTGCTCATCTACAT gTATGGGACTTATTCTAATGGGTTTTTTAAGAAGCTTGGCATTCCTGGACCCAAACCTCTGCCTTTTTTGGGAACCATTTTGGGCTACCGAAAT ggTTTGTGGAAATTTGATATAGACTGCTATAAAAAGTATGGGAAAATATGGGG GTTTTATGACGGTTGATAGCCTGTGCTGGCTATCACAGATCCAGAGATCATCAAAACTGTGCTGGTGAAAGAATGCTACTCAGTATTCACAAACTGTCGG GCTTTTGGTCCAGCAGGACTTATAAAAAAGTCCATCAACTTATCTGAGGATGAAGAATGGAAGAGACTTCGAACACTGCTGTCTCCAACTTTCACCAGTGGAAAACTCAAGGAG ATGTTCCCCATCATTGGGCAGTATGGAGATACATTGGTGAAAAACTTGAGacgagaagaagaaagagggaagccTGTCACCATAAAAGA TATCCTTGGAGCTTATAGCATGGATGTGATCACTGGCACATCATTTGGAGTGAATATTGATTCCCTCAACAACCCAGAGGATCCCTTTGTGCAGAAAGTCAAGAAGATATTAACAAGTGTGAATTTTCTTgacccatttcttctctctgtat TTATGTTTCCATTCCTTACTCCACTATATGAGATGCTAAGTATCTCCATTTTCCCAAACGGGTTAGTGGactttttctatgaatttgtaaAGAAGAt aaAGATGAAGCAAAATCGCCTTGAAACAACTCAGAAG acTCGAGTGGATTTTCTTCAGCTGATGATGAACACTCAGAACTCCAACAGCAAAGAGTCCCTGAAAG CTCTTTCTGATATGGAGATCACAGCCcaatcatttgttttcatttttgctggCTATGAAGCCACAAGCACGTCCATTTCCTTCGTGATGTATCAACTGGCTACTCACCCAGCTGTGCAGAAGAAACTTCAGGATGAGATTGATAGAGCTCTGCCCAATAAG gCACCTGTAACCTATGATGCCCTGATGAACATGGAGTACCTGGACATGGTAGTGAATGAAACTCTCAGATTGTACCCAGCTGCTAACAGGCTAGAAAGGATCTCAAAGAAAGATGTGGAAATCAATGGAGTGTTCATTCCCAAAGGGACTGTAGTTATGGTACCAACCTATCCTCTCCATCGGGATCCTGAGTACTGGCCAGAGCCTGAGGAATTCTGCCCTGAAAG gttcagcaaggagAACAAGGGCAGCATCAATCCTTATGTATACCTGCCCTTTGGGAACAGACCCAGGAACTGCCTTGGCATGAGGTTTGCCCTCATCAGTATGAAATGCGCTGTCGTCAGAGTCCTGCAGAACTTCACCCTCCAGCCTTGTGAGCAAACACAG ATTCCCTTGAAGTTAAGCAAGCGAACCATTTTTCAACCAGAAGAACCCATCATCCTGAAAGGTGTGTCAAGGTGA